In Centropristis striata isolate RG_2023a ecotype Rhode Island chromosome 1, C.striata_1.0, whole genome shotgun sequence, one DNA window encodes the following:
- the rps15a gene encoding small ribosomal subunit protein uS8 produces MVRMNVLADALKCINNAEKRGKRQVLLRPCSKVIVRFLTVMMKHGYIGEFEIIDDHRAGKIVVNLTGRLNKCGVISPRFDLQLKDLEKWQNNLLPSRQFGYIVLTTSAGIMDHEEARRKHTGGKILGFFF; encoded by the exons ATGGTGCGCATGAACGTTCTCGCAGATGCTCTGAAATGCATCAACAATGCTGAGAAGCGTGGGAAACGCCAGGTCCTCCTCAGGCCTTGCTCCAAGGTTATTGTGCGCTTCCTAACCGTCATGATGAAGCACG GTTACATTGGTGAGTTTGAGATCATTGATGACCACCGAGCCGGAAAAATCGTCGTCAATCTCACAGGCAGGCTGAACAAG tgTGGGGTGATTAGTCCACGTTTCGACCTCCAGCTCAAGGACCTGGAGAAGTGGCAGAACAACCTGCTGCCCTCAAGACAGTTTGG ATACATTGTGCTGACCACCTCAGCTGGCATCATGGACCACGAAGAGGCCAGACGGAAACACACAGGAGGCAAAATCCTTGGATTCTTTTTCTAA